The Amblyomma americanum isolate KBUSLIRL-KWMA chromosome 6, ASM5285725v1, whole genome shotgun sequence genome has a window encoding:
- the LOC144093868 gene encoding uncharacterized protein LOC144093868 isoform X1 gives MGSSQATDKPAPAYKRRSSAVEQQKHPVEAEKRRAATTKFFEMKSNAIAALTVLLLLCAVSAPVMGRCPSTKGQGSDCSASRCTPRQCALRGLECCPKPCGGTWCVRGVRG, from the exons ATGGGTTCTTCGCAAGCGACTGATAAGCCAGCGCCGGCATATAAGAGGCGCTCGTCGGCAGTGGAGCAACAGAAGCACCCTGTCGAGGCTGAAAAGAGGCGAGCCGCAACAACCAAATTCTTCGAGATGAAGTCCAACGCCATCGCTGCCCTGACCGTCCTGCTGCTTCTGTGCGCTGTATCCGCCCCCGTGATGGGCCGCTGTCCCAGCACCAAGGGTCAGGGTAGCGACTGCTCTGCCTCTAGGTGCACGCCGAGGCAGTGCGCTCTTCGGGGACTGGAGTGCTGTCCCAAGCCATGCGGGGGCACCTGGTGTGTCAGAG GAGTTCGTGGATAG